One Thermococcus sp. M36 genomic window, TCTCGCGCTTCACCGCTTTGGATTTAGGCATTCTCGCTCACCTCCCCGGCACCGGCCTGGCTTGCCTTGGCCGCGAAGTGGTTCTCTATATATGATATGAAATACTCCCTGATGGCCTCCTCCGGCTCCCCGGTCAGGACGCTCAGGGCTCTGGCTATCTCTGGCACGTACTTCTCAAAGGTCTTCCTCCTCTTCACCTGTGCTAGACGCCTGTGCTTGCCGCTGAGGTAGGTCTGAAGCTTTCTGGCGGCGTCCATTATTGCCAGCCTTATTTCGTTCTGGATTTCATCGACGTTGGCTATGCTCTGCTTCCCGGTTCCGGTGTAGGGCACGTGGACGCTGATGACGTTTATCATGAGCACGAGCGGGGCCCTCTCAAGGTCGTCCACCTTATAGCGCTTCCAGTCTATCGAGCGCGCCGCCAGAGTGGTCACACACGAACCAGCATCGAAAAGGAGCGGAACGCGGTTGGCGTAGCGGAGCAGATCAAAGCCGGACTGGATTTCTCCGCCGTAGGCTAGGCCGACCTCGACTTGGAAGGGGATACCACCGGAGTAGACCTTCGGCGGCCTAGTTACCGCCGTGACGAACTCCGGCTTGAGGATTCCCCTCAGACCTTTCTCAATGTTCTCCTCCCCTATGGGCCTTAAACCGTGGGTGGGCGGTGCGAGGAACTTCATGTACTTGAAGGCCTCGACGATCTCCTCGGCTTCCTGCCAGGTGAGCTTTTCCGGCGGCTTCTCCATGATCTTGGCGACCTGCTTGACGACCTTGGTGTAGCCTCTGAAGGAGCGGAGGACGGCTTTGACTTCCCCCTTCGCGAGCCTCTCGTAGAGCTGCTCCTGGACGTTCTTGTCCTTCTCGGTCTTTATGAGCCTCAGCGCCGCGATGTACTCGATAAGCTCGTCAACCTTCTTGTCGCTTATGCGCGAGAACTCACCGATGAGGAAGCGCTTTACGGTGTTCCTCCTCGTTTTCTTGGCCATACGGTAAACGTCGTCCGTTAGAACGCCGCGCGGATGAGGCTTCATCTCGACCGGCGGCTCGGGTATTTCTTCGCTCGAACGCGGGAAGACAATGAGCTTTCCGTCCGGTTCAATAAGCTCGATGTGGGCGTGGGGGTTTGCTATCGCGGTGAGTTTGAGGTACCAGTAAACGCCCTGCTTCGAGCGGACGTAGCGGACGTTCTTCACTTCGAGCTCTATCCTAGTGCCGCGCCAGCCCTTTGGATTGGGGTGCTTCTCCTTCCTGACGATTTTGCCTTCGTTCTTGTCGACATCTATCTTGACCCAGGCCTCGATTATCTTGTCGTCGCCCGTTGAGGTTATAACGCGGGTCGCCTTTCCGCTCGTTATCTGGGCGAACATGACGGCACCGCTTATACCTATACCCTGCTGGCCACGGCTCTGTATGTTCCTGTGGGCCTTCGTTCCGGCCAGCATCTTGCCGAAGACGTGGGTTATGTACTTCTCCGGGATTCCAGGCCCGTTGTCCTCAACTATAACCTTGTAGTGCTCCCTTCCGAGTTCCTCGATCTCAACGCGGACGTAGGGCAGTATTCCGGCCTCCTCACAGGCATCGAGGGAGTTTGTTACGGCCTCGTGGATGACGGTGGTGAGGGAGCGTATCTTGCCCGTATAGCCGAGCATTGCCGCGTTTCGCCTGAAGAACTCGCTGACGCTCTGTATCTTAAACTCCTTAAACAGCTGCTTCGCCTCGGCCATCTTCAGTCCTCCCAAAACTCTTCGTCCTCGGAGTCTTCTCCGGAGTGATCCTTAAAGTCCACAGGGCCGCCCTCTAGGGCCTCGTAGTAGGCGGAGCTCTCAAGTTCGAGGTCCTTCTTCCGCCTTTCGAGGTACCTGTAAACGACCCCGTGGGGTGAGCCCTTCACGAGCTTTTCTATGGCGGTCTTGGCAACCTCTATCTGTATCGGGTTGCCGATTATCGCGACGGTCTTCCCGTAGACGCTTATGTCCGCCCCGCTCATCTCTTCTATTATCTCCCTCGTCCTTCCCTTCCTTCCGATTATCCTACCCCTAACGCGCGGGAGGGCGTTCTTGTCGTTGCCGATAATTATGTCGGTGAGGTTTATCACCTCAAGG contains:
- the top6B gene encoding DNA topoisomerase VI subunit B translates to MAEAKQLFKEFKIQSVSEFFRRNAAMLGYTGKIRSLTTVIHEAVTNSLDACEEAGILPYVRVEIEELGREHYKVIVEDNGPGIPEKYITHVFGKMLAGTKAHRNIQSRGQQGIGISGAVMFAQITSGKATRVITSTGDDKIIEAWVKIDVDKNEGKIVRKEKHPNPKGWRGTRIELEVKNVRYVRSKQGVYWYLKLTAIANPHAHIELIEPDGKLIVFPRSSEEIPEPPVEMKPHPRGVLTDDVYRMAKKTRRNTVKRFLIGEFSRISDKKVDELIEYIAALRLIKTEKDKNVQEQLYERLAKGEVKAVLRSFRGYTKVVKQVAKIMEKPPEKLTWQEAEEIVEAFKYMKFLAPPTHGLRPIGEENIEKGLRGILKPEFVTAVTRPPKVYSGGIPFQVEVGLAYGGEIQSGFDLLRYANRVPLLFDAGSCVTTLAARSIDWKRYKVDDLERAPLVLMINVISVHVPYTGTGKQSIANVDEIQNEIRLAIMDAARKLQTYLSGKHRRLAQVKRRKTFEKYVPEIARALSVLTGEPEEAIREYFISYIENHFAAKASQAGAGEVSENA
- a CDS encoding KH domain-containing protein translates to MDEFERLLKKYERIDKDGRPLREEPEVEIDYAAEGEQEEFLRIPKDRVAVVIGKKGQTKREIERRTKTKIEIDSETGEVFITATKETDDPLAVWKARDVVMAIGRGFSPQRAFRLFNEGETLEVINLTDIIIGNDKNALPRVRGRIIGRKGRTREIIEEMSGADISVYGKTVAIIGNPIQIEVAKTAIEKLVKGSPHGVVYRYLERRKKDLELESSAYYEALEGGPVDFKDHSGEDSEDEEFWED